The Pelmatolapia mariae isolate MD_Pm_ZW linkage group LG10_11, Pm_UMD_F_2, whole genome shotgun sequence genome includes a region encoding these proteins:
- the aplp1 gene encoding amyloid beta precursor like protein 1 isoform X4: MGHTAIPILMAVLSLCVRKNVEALAMAEVNGPVPQVAEPQIAMFCGRQLLHMNTQTGQWEPDPQGRQGCFKEPSQIQSYCQEMYPGLSISHIEESKRPVTIPAWCKKGWGHCQTHPFIVLPYRCLEGEYVSEALLVPDRCRFLHKEQMDVCESFVYWHNIAKEECTSDNLELHSYGLLLPCGDHYRGVEYVCCPGRGSSGDKGEAEERDVPAGPKTLAFQTSGKLSSVTKVTAPTPSPFPEIDLDDDLEFEDNEVVEDEDEDEEQEEEEEEEVDEDEAEGEEEEEEMATKDTEYEYPIDSGPYQTSDYLDTFYYEKSQKPTTSSPLMKGDSLTTARPTDGVDVYFEKPVDDTEHANFLRAKTDLEERRMKRINEIMKEWAEADNQSKNLPRSERQDLNEHFQSVLQTLEEQVAGERQRLVETHLARVEAILNNNRRLALENYLTAVQSDPPQPERVLQALKRYMAAEQKDRRHTLRHYQHIVAVDPQKAEQMKFQVYTHLHVIEERMNQSLALLYKDPTLAEELHSDIQELVRAERGDISELMTTSFSETRTTEELLPADSEEEKDDEEEEERAFQNRPYPPRIELQPNNKNDDEYDYTTSERGPTYEYEINTSAELKQAIRPNEIARDELQPDALETFNRGAMVGLLVVAVAIAMVMVISLLLVRRKPYGTISHGIVEVDPMLTPEERQLNKMQNHGYENPTYKFFEQMN; encoded by the exons ATGGGACATACTGCAATACCTATATTGATGGCTGTATTGTCATTATGCGTGCGGAAAAACGTCGAG GCTTTGGCCATGGCTGAGGTGAACGGgccagtcccccaggtggccgAGCCGCAGATTGCCATGTTCTGTGGCCGTCAGCTCCTGCACATGAACACACAGACCGGCCAGTGGGAACCGGATCCTCAGGGCCGCCAGGGCTGCTTCAAAGAGCCCAGCCAAATCCAGTCCTACTGTCAGGAG ATGTACCCAGGGCTCTCAATCTCCCATATAGAGGAGTCCAAAAGACCAGTCACCATCCCTGCCTGGTGTAAGAAAGGTTGGGGGCACTGCCAGACACACCCGTTCATAGTGCTGCCCTACCGCTGCCTGG AGGGCGAGTACGTAAGCGAAGCCTTGCTCGTCCCCGACCGATGCCGTTTTCTCCACAAGGAGCAGATGGATGTCTGCGAGAGTTTCGTGTACTGGCACAACATTGCTAAGGAG GAGTGCACTTCAGACAATCTGGAGCTCCACAGCTACGGGTTGCTGTTGCCATGCGGGGACCATTACCGGGGTGTTGAATACGTGTGCTGCCCGGGGCGCGGAAGTTCTGGTGATAAAGGAGAGGCAGAAGAAAGAGACGTCCCTGCTGGTCCTAAGACACTTGCATTCCAGACGAGTGGAAAACTCAGCTCTGT AACCAAAGTGACAGCACCCACTCCGAGCCCCTTTCCTGAAATAGATCTTGATGATGATTTGGAATTTGAAGATAATGAAGTGGTAGAAGACGAAGACGAAGacgaggagcaggaggaagaggaggaggaagaagttGATGAGGATGAGGcagaaggagaggaggaagaagaggaaatggccacgaaggatacagaGTATGAATACCCTATCGACTCGGGTCCCTACCAAACATCGGACTACTTGGACACCTTCTACTATGAGAAAAGCCAAAAACCCACCACCTCTTCTCCTCTGATGAAGGGAGACAGCT TGACTACAGCTAGGCCCACAGATGGTGTCGATGTTTATTTTGAGAAGCCAGTAGACGACACTGAGCATGCCAACTTCCTTCGTGCCAAAACAGACCTGGAGGAACGCAGAATGAAGCGCATCAATGAG ATCATGAAGGAATGGGCAGAGGCAGACAACCAGTCAAAAAATCTGCCAAGGTCAGAGAGACAGGACCTGAATGAG CATTTCCAGTCTGTGCTGCAGACGCTGGAGGAGCAAGTTgctggagagagacagagacttGTGGAGACTCATCTTGCCCGGGTTGAGGCCATTCTCAACAACAACCGCCGCCTGGCCCTGGAGAACTATCTGACAGCTGTACAGTCTGATCCCCCTCAG CCAGAGCGTGTGCTGCAGGCGCTGAAGCGCTACATGGCTGCAGAGCAGAAGGACCGCAGACACACATTGAGACATTACCAGCATATTGTGGCGGTTGACCCCCAGAAGGCCGAGCAGATGAAAttccag GTGTACACACACCTTCATGTGATTGAGGAGAGAATGAACCAGAGTCTTGCCCTGCTTTACAAGGATCCTACACTGGCTGAGGAACTGCACAGTGACATTC AGGAGCTGGTCAGAGCAGAGCGAGGTGACATCAGTGAGCTGATGACCACCTCCTTCTCTGAGACCCGCACAACTGAGGAGCTTCTGCCTGCTGACAGCGAGGAGGAGAaggatgatgaagaagaagaggagagagcCTTCCAGAACAGGCCCTATCCCCCTCGCATTG AGCTGCAGCCTAACAACAAGAACG ATGATGAATATGATTACACTACATCTGAGAGAGGGCCTACTTATGAATATGAG ATCAACACCTCTGCAGAGCTCAAGCAGGCGATCAGACCTAATGAGATCGCTAGAGATGAACTg CAGCCTGATGCTTTGGAGACATTCAACCGTGGTGCCATGGTGGGCCTGCTGGTCGTAGCTGTGGCTATCGCCATGGTGATGGTAATAAGCCTGCTGCTCGTGCGCAGGAAGCCATACGGCACTATCAGCCATGGCATTGTTGAG GTTGACCCGATGCTCACGCCAGAAGAACGACAGCTCAACAAAATGCAAAACCATGGCTACGAAAACCCCACCTACAAATTCTTTGAACAGATGAACTGA
- the aplp1 gene encoding amyloid beta precursor like protein 1 isoform X2, which translates to MGHTAIPILMAVLSLCVRKNVEALAMAEVNGPVPQVAEPQIAMFCGRQLLHMNTQTGQWEPDPQGRQGCFKEPSQIQSYCQEMYPGLSISHIEESKRPVTIPAWCKKGWGHCQTHPFIVLPYRCLEGEYVSEALLVPDRCRFLHKEQMDVCESFVYWHNIAKEECTSDNLELHSYGLLLPCGDHYRGVEYVCCPGRGSSGDKGEAEERDVPAGPKTLAFQTSGKLSSVTKVTAPTPSPFPEIDLDDDLEFEDNEVVEDEDEDEEQEEEEEEEVDEDEAEGEEEEEEMATKDTEYEYPIDSGPYQTSDYLDTFYYEKSQKPTTSSPLMKGDSLTTARPTDGVDVYFEKPVDDTEHANFLRAKTDLEERRMKRINEIMKEWAEADNQSKNLPRSERQDLNEHFQSVLQTLEEQVAGERQRLVETHLARVEAILNNNRRLALENYLTAVQSDPPQPERVLQALKRYMAAEQKDRRHTLRHYQHIVAVDPQKAEQMKFQVYTHLHVIEERMNQSLALLYKDPTLAEELHSDIQELVRAERGDISELMTTSFSETRTTEELLPADSEEEKDDEEEEERAFQNRPYPPRIELQPNNKNDDEYDYTTSERGPTYEYEVKINTSAELKQAIRPNEIARDELQPDALETFNRGAMVGLLVVAVAIAMVMVISLLLVRRKPYGTISHGIVEVDPMLTPEERQLNKMQNHGYENPTYKFFEQMN; encoded by the exons ATGGGACATACTGCAATACCTATATTGATGGCTGTATTGTCATTATGCGTGCGGAAAAACGTCGAG GCTTTGGCCATGGCTGAGGTGAACGGgccagtcccccaggtggccgAGCCGCAGATTGCCATGTTCTGTGGCCGTCAGCTCCTGCACATGAACACACAGACCGGCCAGTGGGAACCGGATCCTCAGGGCCGCCAGGGCTGCTTCAAAGAGCCCAGCCAAATCCAGTCCTACTGTCAGGAG ATGTACCCAGGGCTCTCAATCTCCCATATAGAGGAGTCCAAAAGACCAGTCACCATCCCTGCCTGGTGTAAGAAAGGTTGGGGGCACTGCCAGACACACCCGTTCATAGTGCTGCCCTACCGCTGCCTGG AGGGCGAGTACGTAAGCGAAGCCTTGCTCGTCCCCGACCGATGCCGTTTTCTCCACAAGGAGCAGATGGATGTCTGCGAGAGTTTCGTGTACTGGCACAACATTGCTAAGGAG GAGTGCACTTCAGACAATCTGGAGCTCCACAGCTACGGGTTGCTGTTGCCATGCGGGGACCATTACCGGGGTGTTGAATACGTGTGCTGCCCGGGGCGCGGAAGTTCTGGTGATAAAGGAGAGGCAGAAGAAAGAGACGTCCCTGCTGGTCCTAAGACACTTGCATTCCAGACGAGTGGAAAACTCAGCTCTGT AACCAAAGTGACAGCACCCACTCCGAGCCCCTTTCCTGAAATAGATCTTGATGATGATTTGGAATTTGAAGATAATGAAGTGGTAGAAGACGAAGACGAAGacgaggagcaggaggaagaggaggaggaagaagttGATGAGGATGAGGcagaaggagaggaggaagaagaggaaatggccacgaaggatacagaGTATGAATACCCTATCGACTCGGGTCCCTACCAAACATCGGACTACTTGGACACCTTCTACTATGAGAAAAGCCAAAAACCCACCACCTCTTCTCCTCTGATGAAGGGAGACAGCT TGACTACAGCTAGGCCCACAGATGGTGTCGATGTTTATTTTGAGAAGCCAGTAGACGACACTGAGCATGCCAACTTCCTTCGTGCCAAAACAGACCTGGAGGAACGCAGAATGAAGCGCATCAATGAG ATCATGAAGGAATGGGCAGAGGCAGACAACCAGTCAAAAAATCTGCCAAGGTCAGAGAGACAGGACCTGAATGAG CATTTCCAGTCTGTGCTGCAGACGCTGGAGGAGCAAGTTgctggagagagacagagacttGTGGAGACTCATCTTGCCCGGGTTGAGGCCATTCTCAACAACAACCGCCGCCTGGCCCTGGAGAACTATCTGACAGCTGTACAGTCTGATCCCCCTCAG CCAGAGCGTGTGCTGCAGGCGCTGAAGCGCTACATGGCTGCAGAGCAGAAGGACCGCAGACACACATTGAGACATTACCAGCATATTGTGGCGGTTGACCCCCAGAAGGCCGAGCAGATGAAAttccag GTGTACACACACCTTCATGTGATTGAGGAGAGAATGAACCAGAGTCTTGCCCTGCTTTACAAGGATCCTACACTGGCTGAGGAACTGCACAGTGACATTC AGGAGCTGGTCAGAGCAGAGCGAGGTGACATCAGTGAGCTGATGACCACCTCCTTCTCTGAGACCCGCACAACTGAGGAGCTTCTGCCTGCTGACAGCGAGGAGGAGAaggatgatgaagaagaagaggagagagcCTTCCAGAACAGGCCCTATCCCCCTCGCATTG AGCTGCAGCCTAACAACAAGAACG ATGATGAATATGATTACACTACATCTGAGAGAGGGCCTACTTATGAATATGAGGTAAAG ATCAACACCTCTGCAGAGCTCAAGCAGGCGATCAGACCTAATGAGATCGCTAGAGATGAACTg CAGCCTGATGCTTTGGAGACATTCAACCGTGGTGCCATGGTGGGCCTGCTGGTCGTAGCTGTGGCTATCGCCATGGTGATGGTAATAAGCCTGCTGCTCGTGCGCAGGAAGCCATACGGCACTATCAGCCATGGCATTGTTGAG GTTGACCCGATGCTCACGCCAGAAGAACGACAGCTCAACAAAATGCAAAACCATGGCTACGAAAACCCCACCTACAAATTCTTTGAACAGATGAACTGA
- the aplp1 gene encoding amyloid beta precursor like protein 1 isoform X3 produces MGHTAIPILMAVLSLCVRKNVEALAMAEVNGPVPQVAEPQIAMFCGRQLLHMNTQTGQWEPDPQGRQGCFKEPSQIQSYCQEMYPGLSISHIEESKRPVTIPAWCKKGWGHCQTHPFIVLPYRCLEGEYVSEALLVPDRCRFLHKEQMDVCESFVYWHNIAKEECTSDNLELHSYGLLLPCGDHYRGVEYVCCPGRGSSGDKGEAEERDVPAGPKTLAFQTSGKLSSVTKVTAPTPSPFPEIDLDDDLEFEDNEVVEDEDEDEEQEEEEEEEVDEDEAEGEEEEEEMATKDTEYEYPIDSGPYQTSDYLDTFYYEKSQKPTTSSPLMKGDSLTTARPTDGVDVYFEKPVDDTEHANFLRAKTDLEERRMKRINEIMKEWAEADNQSKNLPRSERQDLNEHFQSVLQTLEEQVAGERQRLVETHLARVEAILNNNRRLALENYLTAVQSDPPQPERVLQALKRYMAAEQKDRRHTLRHYQHIVAVDPQKAEQMKFQVYTHLHVIEERMNQSLALLYKDPTLAEELHSDIQELVRAERGDISELMTTSFSETRTTEELLPADSEEEKDDEEEEERAFQNRPYPPRIELQPNNKNDDEYDYTTSERGPTYEYEINTSAELKQAIRPNEIARDELQPDALETFNRGAMVGLLVVAVAIAMVMVISLLLVRRKPYGTISHGIVEQVDPMLTPEERQLNKMQNHGYENPTYKFFEQMN; encoded by the exons ATGGGACATACTGCAATACCTATATTGATGGCTGTATTGTCATTATGCGTGCGGAAAAACGTCGAG GCTTTGGCCATGGCTGAGGTGAACGGgccagtcccccaggtggccgAGCCGCAGATTGCCATGTTCTGTGGCCGTCAGCTCCTGCACATGAACACACAGACCGGCCAGTGGGAACCGGATCCTCAGGGCCGCCAGGGCTGCTTCAAAGAGCCCAGCCAAATCCAGTCCTACTGTCAGGAG ATGTACCCAGGGCTCTCAATCTCCCATATAGAGGAGTCCAAAAGACCAGTCACCATCCCTGCCTGGTGTAAGAAAGGTTGGGGGCACTGCCAGACACACCCGTTCATAGTGCTGCCCTACCGCTGCCTGG AGGGCGAGTACGTAAGCGAAGCCTTGCTCGTCCCCGACCGATGCCGTTTTCTCCACAAGGAGCAGATGGATGTCTGCGAGAGTTTCGTGTACTGGCACAACATTGCTAAGGAG GAGTGCACTTCAGACAATCTGGAGCTCCACAGCTACGGGTTGCTGTTGCCATGCGGGGACCATTACCGGGGTGTTGAATACGTGTGCTGCCCGGGGCGCGGAAGTTCTGGTGATAAAGGAGAGGCAGAAGAAAGAGACGTCCCTGCTGGTCCTAAGACACTTGCATTCCAGACGAGTGGAAAACTCAGCTCTGT AACCAAAGTGACAGCACCCACTCCGAGCCCCTTTCCTGAAATAGATCTTGATGATGATTTGGAATTTGAAGATAATGAAGTGGTAGAAGACGAAGACGAAGacgaggagcaggaggaagaggaggaggaagaagttGATGAGGATGAGGcagaaggagaggaggaagaagaggaaatggccacgaaggatacagaGTATGAATACCCTATCGACTCGGGTCCCTACCAAACATCGGACTACTTGGACACCTTCTACTATGAGAAAAGCCAAAAACCCACCACCTCTTCTCCTCTGATGAAGGGAGACAGCT TGACTACAGCTAGGCCCACAGATGGTGTCGATGTTTATTTTGAGAAGCCAGTAGACGACACTGAGCATGCCAACTTCCTTCGTGCCAAAACAGACCTGGAGGAACGCAGAATGAAGCGCATCAATGAG ATCATGAAGGAATGGGCAGAGGCAGACAACCAGTCAAAAAATCTGCCAAGGTCAGAGAGACAGGACCTGAATGAG CATTTCCAGTCTGTGCTGCAGACGCTGGAGGAGCAAGTTgctggagagagacagagacttGTGGAGACTCATCTTGCCCGGGTTGAGGCCATTCTCAACAACAACCGCCGCCTGGCCCTGGAGAACTATCTGACAGCTGTACAGTCTGATCCCCCTCAG CCAGAGCGTGTGCTGCAGGCGCTGAAGCGCTACATGGCTGCAGAGCAGAAGGACCGCAGACACACATTGAGACATTACCAGCATATTGTGGCGGTTGACCCCCAGAAGGCCGAGCAGATGAAAttccag GTGTACACACACCTTCATGTGATTGAGGAGAGAATGAACCAGAGTCTTGCCCTGCTTTACAAGGATCCTACACTGGCTGAGGAACTGCACAGTGACATTC AGGAGCTGGTCAGAGCAGAGCGAGGTGACATCAGTGAGCTGATGACCACCTCCTTCTCTGAGACCCGCACAACTGAGGAGCTTCTGCCTGCTGACAGCGAGGAGGAGAaggatgatgaagaagaagaggagagagcCTTCCAGAACAGGCCCTATCCCCCTCGCATTG AGCTGCAGCCTAACAACAAGAACG ATGATGAATATGATTACACTACATCTGAGAGAGGGCCTACTTATGAATATGAG ATCAACACCTCTGCAGAGCTCAAGCAGGCGATCAGACCTAATGAGATCGCTAGAGATGAACTg CAGCCTGATGCTTTGGAGACATTCAACCGTGGTGCCATGGTGGGCCTGCTGGTCGTAGCTGTGGCTATCGCCATGGTGATGGTAATAAGCCTGCTGCTCGTGCGCAGGAAGCCATACGGCACTATCAGCCATGGCATTGTTGAG CAGGTTGACCCGATGCTCACGCCAGAAGAACGACAGCTCAACAAAATGCAAAACCATGGCTACGAAAACCCCACCTACAAATTCTTTGAACAGATGAACTGA
- the aplp1 gene encoding amyloid beta precursor like protein 1 isoform X1 encodes MGHTAIPILMAVLSLCVRKNVEALAMAEVNGPVPQVAEPQIAMFCGRQLLHMNTQTGQWEPDPQGRQGCFKEPSQIQSYCQEMYPGLSISHIEESKRPVTIPAWCKKGWGHCQTHPFIVLPYRCLEGEYVSEALLVPDRCRFLHKEQMDVCESFVYWHNIAKEECTSDNLELHSYGLLLPCGDHYRGVEYVCCPGRGSSGDKGEAEERDVPAGPKTLAFQTSGKLSSVTKVTAPTPSPFPEIDLDDDLEFEDNEVVEDEDEDEEQEEEEEEEVDEDEAEGEEEEEEMATKDTEYEYPIDSGPYQTSDYLDTFYYEKSQKPTTSSPLMKGDSLTTARPTDGVDVYFEKPVDDTEHANFLRAKTDLEERRMKRINEIMKEWAEADNQSKNLPRSERQDLNEHFQSVLQTLEEQVAGERQRLVETHLARVEAILNNNRRLALENYLTAVQSDPPQPERVLQALKRYMAAEQKDRRHTLRHYQHIVAVDPQKAEQMKFQVYTHLHVIEERMNQSLALLYKDPTLAEELHSDIQELVRAERGDISELMTTSFSETRTTEELLPADSEEEKDDEEEEERAFQNRPYPPRIELQPNNKNDDEYDYTTSERGPTYEYEVKINTSAELKQAIRPNEIARDELQPDALETFNRGAMVGLLVVAVAIAMVMVISLLLVRRKPYGTISHGIVEQVDPMLTPEERQLNKMQNHGYENPTYKFFEQMN; translated from the exons ATGGGACATACTGCAATACCTATATTGATGGCTGTATTGTCATTATGCGTGCGGAAAAACGTCGAG GCTTTGGCCATGGCTGAGGTGAACGGgccagtcccccaggtggccgAGCCGCAGATTGCCATGTTCTGTGGCCGTCAGCTCCTGCACATGAACACACAGACCGGCCAGTGGGAACCGGATCCTCAGGGCCGCCAGGGCTGCTTCAAAGAGCCCAGCCAAATCCAGTCCTACTGTCAGGAG ATGTACCCAGGGCTCTCAATCTCCCATATAGAGGAGTCCAAAAGACCAGTCACCATCCCTGCCTGGTGTAAGAAAGGTTGGGGGCACTGCCAGACACACCCGTTCATAGTGCTGCCCTACCGCTGCCTGG AGGGCGAGTACGTAAGCGAAGCCTTGCTCGTCCCCGACCGATGCCGTTTTCTCCACAAGGAGCAGATGGATGTCTGCGAGAGTTTCGTGTACTGGCACAACATTGCTAAGGAG GAGTGCACTTCAGACAATCTGGAGCTCCACAGCTACGGGTTGCTGTTGCCATGCGGGGACCATTACCGGGGTGTTGAATACGTGTGCTGCCCGGGGCGCGGAAGTTCTGGTGATAAAGGAGAGGCAGAAGAAAGAGACGTCCCTGCTGGTCCTAAGACACTTGCATTCCAGACGAGTGGAAAACTCAGCTCTGT AACCAAAGTGACAGCACCCACTCCGAGCCCCTTTCCTGAAATAGATCTTGATGATGATTTGGAATTTGAAGATAATGAAGTGGTAGAAGACGAAGACGAAGacgaggagcaggaggaagaggaggaggaagaagttGATGAGGATGAGGcagaaggagaggaggaagaagaggaaatggccacgaaggatacagaGTATGAATACCCTATCGACTCGGGTCCCTACCAAACATCGGACTACTTGGACACCTTCTACTATGAGAAAAGCCAAAAACCCACCACCTCTTCTCCTCTGATGAAGGGAGACAGCT TGACTACAGCTAGGCCCACAGATGGTGTCGATGTTTATTTTGAGAAGCCAGTAGACGACACTGAGCATGCCAACTTCCTTCGTGCCAAAACAGACCTGGAGGAACGCAGAATGAAGCGCATCAATGAG ATCATGAAGGAATGGGCAGAGGCAGACAACCAGTCAAAAAATCTGCCAAGGTCAGAGAGACAGGACCTGAATGAG CATTTCCAGTCTGTGCTGCAGACGCTGGAGGAGCAAGTTgctggagagagacagagacttGTGGAGACTCATCTTGCCCGGGTTGAGGCCATTCTCAACAACAACCGCCGCCTGGCCCTGGAGAACTATCTGACAGCTGTACAGTCTGATCCCCCTCAG CCAGAGCGTGTGCTGCAGGCGCTGAAGCGCTACATGGCTGCAGAGCAGAAGGACCGCAGACACACATTGAGACATTACCAGCATATTGTGGCGGTTGACCCCCAGAAGGCCGAGCAGATGAAAttccag GTGTACACACACCTTCATGTGATTGAGGAGAGAATGAACCAGAGTCTTGCCCTGCTTTACAAGGATCCTACACTGGCTGAGGAACTGCACAGTGACATTC AGGAGCTGGTCAGAGCAGAGCGAGGTGACATCAGTGAGCTGATGACCACCTCCTTCTCTGAGACCCGCACAACTGAGGAGCTTCTGCCTGCTGACAGCGAGGAGGAGAaggatgatgaagaagaagaggagagagcCTTCCAGAACAGGCCCTATCCCCCTCGCATTG AGCTGCAGCCTAACAACAAGAACG ATGATGAATATGATTACACTACATCTGAGAGAGGGCCTACTTATGAATATGAGGTAAAG ATCAACACCTCTGCAGAGCTCAAGCAGGCGATCAGACCTAATGAGATCGCTAGAGATGAACTg CAGCCTGATGCTTTGGAGACATTCAACCGTGGTGCCATGGTGGGCCTGCTGGTCGTAGCTGTGGCTATCGCCATGGTGATGGTAATAAGCCTGCTGCTCGTGCGCAGGAAGCCATACGGCACTATCAGCCATGGCATTGTTGAG CAGGTTGACCCGATGCTCACGCCAGAAGAACGACAGCTCAACAAAATGCAAAACCATGGCTACGAAAACCCCACCTACAAATTCTTTGAACAGATGAACTGA